The Kaistella daneshvariae genomic sequence TTGGCACCAAAGAGGTTATTTACTCCTCGCCACCGCCGCCGATGCAACCAAAATAAATTAAGAAATCCGGCTCCATTTATTTTTTCCTTTGTATTGCTTTGCATAGTAAGTTCGCAAAGCAAAATTTTCCGCACTTTCCAATCGCGGATCGGATTCCAAAAGCTGTTCTACGGCGTTTTTCGCCGCTTTGATGATGTTGCTGTCCATTACCAAATCCAGCTTTTTAAAATCCACCACGCCGCTTTGCTGAGTTCCTAAAATATCGCCGGGACCGCGCAGTTTCATATCAACTTCGGAAATTTTAAAACCATCGTTGGTTTCCACCATGGTTTTCATGCGCGTGCGGCTGTCGCTTGTAAGTTTATCTGACGTTACGAGAATACAATAGCTCTGTTCTGCACCGCGACCTACGCGCCCGCGCAGCTGATGAAGTTGTGAAAGCCCGAACCTTTCGGCGCTTTCGATGATCATTACCGAGGCATTTGGGACGTTTACACCAACTTCAATCACCGTGGTAGCAACCATAATCTGCGCTTTTCCGGAAGCGAAATATTTCATCGCCGCTTCTTTTTCCGCAGGTTTCATGCGACCGTGCAGCATGGTGACATTATAGCCTTTGTAAAACTCCAAAATATGGTCAAAATTCTCCATTAAATTTTTATAATCCAGCGTTTCGGATTCTTCAATGAGCGGATAGACGAAATAAATCTGCCGGCCTTTTTCAATTTCCTCTTTCGCGAAGCGAAAAATGCTAAGTCGATCTTTTTCGCGGCGATGCGCGGTGATAATGGCTTTTCGGCCGACCGGAAGTTCGTCGATGACCGAAACGTCCAGATCGCTGTAAAAACTCATCGCTAAAGTCCGCGGAATCGGTGTGGCGGTCATCACTAAAATATGTGGTGAAATGGTGTTCTTCGCCCACAAACGCGCGCGCTGTGCCACGCCGAAACGATGCTGTTCATCGATAATCGCAAGTCCGAGATTTTTAAACTGCACAATATCTTCTAAAACCGCGTGGGTGCCGACCAAAATCGCTAGTTCGCCGCTGAGCAATTGCTGATGGATAATTTTTCTTTCGGAGGTTTTTGTGGAACCGGTGAGCAGGCGAACTTTAATTTCAGAATTCACTAGAAGTTCCTGCAAAGAATTGAAATGCTGTTGCGCCAAAATTTCCGTGGGCGCCATAAAACAGCTTTGAAAACCATTATCCAACGCGATCAGCATCGACAACAGCGCGACCATCGTCTTTCCGGAACCAACATCTCCCTGAAGCAAACGATTCATTTGAATCGGCTTTTTCATATCGGTGCGAATTTCTTTCAGCACGCGTTTTTGCGCATTCGTCAGTTCAAAAGGAATTTGATTATTGTAAAATTCGGTGAAATTGGCGCCAATTTTTGGAAAAGGATTTCCGACCACCGAAGCTTTGTGGTGCTGTTTTTTTAAGCCAAAACCGAGCTGAAAAAAGAATGCTTCTTCAAATTTAATGCGTTTTTCAGCGTGTTTGTAATGATTGTTGTCTTTCGGAAAATGAATATTGTAAAGCGCAGGAAGCCGACCGATTAATTTTAGATTTAGTAGGAGCTTTTCGGGCAGATTTTCTGCCGTTAAATTGGGCAAATTTTTCAGAATTTCTTTTAAAACTGTTTGAAAAAATTTGTTGTTCAGACCGCGTTTTGCCAACTTTTCACTTCCGGGATAAATCGGTAATAAACTTCCGGAAATGGCTTTTTTTTCATCTACCTCAATTTCCGGGTGAGCCATCGAAAATATGCCGTTAAACTCGGTAATTTTCCCGAAAATAAAAATTTCGTGGTTCAGCGGAATCTGTTCTTTCATCCATTTTGAATACCGAAACCAGACAATTTCTATAGTACCTGTGGAATCCCTAAACTTCCCGGAAAGC encodes the following:
- the recG gene encoding ATP-dependent DNA helicase RecG, which translates into the protein MTLETPIEFLKGIGPDRAKFIKNVLGFSTVYDFLTFYPLRYIDKSKVYAIKDLKADFENEIQLKGKITDLQEVAYGSGKKRLSGKFRDSTGTIEIVWFRYSKWMKEQIPLNHEIFIFGKITEFNGIFSMAHPEIEVDEKKAISGSLLPIYPGSEKLAKRGLNNKFFQTVLKEILKNLPNLTAENLPEKLLLNLKLIGRLPALYNIHFPKDNNHYKHAEKRIKFEEAFFFQLGFGLKKQHHKASVVGNPFPKIGANFTEFYNNQIPFELTNAQKRVLKEIRTDMKKPIQMNRLLQGDVGSGKTMVALLSMLIALDNGFQSCFMAPTEILAQQHFNSLQELLVNSEIKVRLLTGSTKTSERKIIHQQLLSGELAILVGTHAVLEDIVQFKNLGLAIIDEQHRFGVAQRARLWAKNTISPHILVMTATPIPRTLAMSFYSDLDVSVIDELPVGRKAIITAHRREKDRLSIFRFAKEEIEKGRQIYFVYPLIEESETLDYKNLMENFDHILEFYKGYNVTMLHGRMKPAEKEAAMKYFASGKAQIMVATTVIEVGVNVPNASVMIIESAERFGLSQLHQLRGRVGRGAEQSYCILVTSDKLTSDSRTRMKTMVETNDGFKISEVDMKLRGPGDILGTQQSGVVDFKKLDLVMDSNIIKAAKNAVEQLLESDPRLESAENFALRTYYAKQYKGKNKWSRIS